The sequence below is a genomic window from Spirochaetota bacterium.
AGATTATACGGTAGAACTTTCATATCTTTTGAATAAACGATCAACTATTTCGATTTCAGGTGGATATTCGGTGAATACCGATCCAAATCGTTATTTTCAGCTTGAGCCTGAAGATATAGGATCACTGGCGCTTGTGGGAACGTATGTTGTAAAAAAATATAAGACAAAGACAAAAACTGCAACAGGATCATATCAATATATGCTTTCACCTCGCAGCTTAATTACCGGGACAGTTATGTATTCAAATTTTGATACTGGTGTTACCGACAGCAGTGATTTTTATATGGGGTTGTTGCAATATCAATACGATCTTAGCAAAACAGTAAAATGCAATTTAATAGGTTCATATAATTATATGCGATTTAAATTCGGTGGCAAGGCTGATGAGGGGGATATTGATTTTTTGGAAGACCTTGTTTCTGGGGGTGATTATGAAGTCTTTTTCGGATCTGATTTCAAATCAAAGATGTATTCTGCAAGTGCTGGTCTTGCATATATGTTCGGAAAGGGATCAAACATCAATGCTTCGCTTGGATGGATCCGCAATGTTCAGAACATCAAGACAGAAACTACTGATCCTGAAACAGGAGATTTGATTACTGCAACAAGACGACCAGATGGGAATACACTGAATTATAATATAGGTTATACATATTCCTTTTCTGGTAGCACAATAAAATTGGGCTTAAAACAGAATGCAGGCGATAATGCGAACACCGGTGTATCGTACCGATCGCGCGACCTTGATTTGCGTATTATGCATGATATTAATCGAAGGCTTGCCGGCAATCTTACCCTTAAATACTACCGGTATCATTCTGATGAAGATGATTTTGGCTTTGAAATCAAACGGCATATATTATATATTATGAGCAATATAACCTATCGTGCCACACGATGGCTCAATATCAGCTTAAATTATCAGTACACTAATAATCACAATAAAAACATCGGCAGAAGAACTGAGAGAAACTCTGTTTTCTTTGCCCTCACGTTCCAACCTTTAAGACCGTTTGTTATCCGATGAGACAAAACCAGCTTTTCACGAAAAATATTATCTATTATATTGATTTGCTAAAACGCGGCAAATATCTTGTGCTTTGCCCGGTTATTGTTGCTCTTATTATCGGATGTGCCGTTGCTTTTAAACTCCCACCGGTATACCGTTCTGAAGCAAAAATATTCTATGTTGAGGCTCAGATACCAGAATGGGCAAAGCTCGGGTTTATTAACATTTATCTTGAGGCAATGCTTGTTTTCATTGAAGCAATAGCATTTACAGGCCCTGAAGTCGTGAACACCATTAAAGAGCTTGATTTGTACCCTGACCTCATCGACAAAATTCCGATGGCTGACATTTTAGCATACATGAAAGAACATTATAAATCGCGGCCACTCTATACAGAGGTACCGGGGACAAGTGGTAAGCCACAAGAGGTTATCACTGGATTTGAGTTTTATTTTGAACATCATGAGCCAGAGAAGGCTTTTCAAGTTGCCAATATGCTCGCCACGAATTTTATAGAAAATTATAAAAAATTTAGAGAAAATTTTGCCGCATCAACATCGGGTTTTTTTATTGATGAGCGCGAACGGCTGAAACAGGAGATAGCAGAAATTGATCAAAAAATAGCCGAATTTAAGGAAAAAAATGTCAATGAATTGCCTGAGCTTTTTGCATTGAACTATGGCATGTCTGATCGCCTCAATGCAAAACTTGTCAGTATTGATCTACAACTCCAAACATTGTATGGTCAAAAAAGAGCGCTTGAAGCACAACTTGCAACGATGAATCCACTGGTGGCAATGCAAGGTATCTCGGGTGAGCGGATTGTAACTCCCGAGGAGAAAATTACTGCGCTCAAGGCAGAATTAGGTGTTTTATCTGCAAATTACTCAGAAAAGCACCCTGATATTATTCGGTTGCGACGAGAGATTGCTATTTTGGAAGATCAACTGTCAAAAAAGAATCACGAAAGTTCTTTGGCAAACCAAGATGATAGCAAATCCAGCAATGATAGCGGCATCGGAGCATATAATCCCGCCTATATAAATTTAAAAACACAACTTGAACAATTAAATTTTGAAATTGAACGACAGAAAAAAGAACGCGAAGAGACATATAATGACCTTTTAAAATATGAAGGCCGAGTAGCTAAAACGCCTATGGTTGAAAAGGAATACAAAATATTAAACCGCGATCTCGAAAGTGCCAAAAAGCGGTATGATGATCTTGTGAGTCAGGTGTTAACACTTGAAAGTGCTGCTGCAATGGAGCGAAGGGAAATGGGCGGTAAATTGACAA
It includes:
- a CDS encoding outer membrane beta-barrel protein, coding for DYTVELSYLLNKRSTISISGGYSVNTDPNRYFQLEPEDIGSLALVGTYVVKKYKTKTKTATGSYQYMLSPRSLITGTVMYSNFDTGVTDSSDFYMGLLQYQYDLSKTVKCNLIGSYNYMRFKFGGKADEGDIDFLEDLVSGGDYEVFFGSDFKSKMYSASAGLAYMFGKGSNINASLGWIRNVQNIKTETTDPETGDLITATRRPDGNTLNYNIGYTYSFSGSTIKLGLKQNAGDNANTGVSYRSRDLDLRIMHDINRRLAGNLTLKYYRYHSDEDDFGFEIKRHILYIMSNITYRATRWLNISLNYQYTNNHNKNIGRRTERNSVFFALTFQPLRPFVIR